The Chloroflexota bacterium sequence CACGACAGACTTGAGGGACGCCCAAGTTTTCTTTCGTGCCCTTTGTCTTTCGTGGAAAAATTAGCTTTCGAGAATCGCTTGCACGCGCCCGACCTTGCCATCGTCGAGCATCACCTTGATGCCGTGCGGATGCTTGGCGCTGCTCGTGAGAATGCGCGCGACGATGCCTTCAGTCAATTTGCCGGTCGGTTGATTTTGTTTTTCGACGATTTGCACGCGCGCGCCGATGTGAA is a genomic window containing:
- a CDS encoding YwbE family protein, encoding MPTPKRSDIHIGARVQIVEKQNQPTGKLTEGIVARILTSSAKHPHGIKVMLDDGKVGRVQAILES